From a region of the Apibacter sp. B3706 genome:
- a CDS encoding KUP/HAK/KT family potassium transporter, protein MQQIDSKKSKLTFIGLVVTIGIVFGDIGTSPLYVMRAIVAANHTDHISEDFIIGALSCIIWTLTLQTTLKYVVIALRADNNGEGGILALYSLVKKMKNKWLYIVAILGAATLVSDGVITPSMTIMSAVEGLKSYNPNTEVIPITIFILIVLFVVQQFGTQSIGKFYGPIMTLWFIMLLLLGAIQFIPNLYVIKAINPYYAVKLMLIVRDSAETALEAKHMILLIMGAVFLCTTGAEALYSDLGHCGIKNIRISWGFVKICLIINYLGQGAWILSHPVEAASGGNPFFMMMPDNFVIIGVGMATLAAVIASQALITGSYTIFSEAMSLDFWPRQKIEYPTHEKGQMYVPAINWGLLISCIFVVFYFKESSKMEAAYGLAITITMLMTTILLLFYLYSKKVNIFFILLFAIIYFIIEGGFFYANALKFEEGGWITMMLAGLIAFSMYIWYNGRKLKNKYVQYVNIKPYLPIIQDMKTDTDISKYSTHLVYISRAGKSEEIEAKILFSIVNKNPKRADYYWFLRVENDTNPYTFEYDVLELIPNTLYKVNFKLGFKVVPLINIYFSQVLEDLKISGKIDLSSNYPSLKKYDIPADFKYILIDRVFNQEYLFSLKERFILRFYNMVKYIGISDTAALGLDTYNVEVEEVPMLTDVIYKSRIKRVKNYK, encoded by the coding sequence GTGCAGCAGATTGATTCTAAGAAATCCAAACTTACTTTTATAGGTTTAGTAGTTACCATCGGGATAGTTTTTGGTGATATAGGAACCTCTCCATTATATGTAATGAGAGCCATAGTTGCCGCCAATCACACAGATCATATTTCAGAAGATTTTATCATAGGGGCTTTATCTTGCATTATTTGGACGTTAACATTGCAAACAACCCTCAAGTATGTGGTAATAGCGTTACGAGCTGATAATAATGGAGAAGGTGGAATTCTAGCGTTGTATTCACTGGTCAAAAAGATGAAGAATAAATGGCTGTATATAGTAGCCATTTTAGGAGCCGCAACGTTAGTTTCTGATGGGGTAATTACTCCTTCAATGACCATTATGTCGGCAGTTGAAGGACTTAAAAGTTATAATCCCAATACAGAAGTTATACCCATTACCATATTTATACTTATAGTTCTTTTTGTAGTCCAACAATTTGGAACCCAATCCATAGGTAAATTTTACGGACCGATCATGACCCTCTGGTTTATTATGTTGTTACTACTCGGTGCTATTCAATTTATACCTAATTTATATGTAATAAAAGCCATAAATCCCTATTATGCTGTTAAGTTAATGCTTATTGTGAGAGACAGTGCAGAAACTGCATTAGAAGCTAAACATATGATTTTACTAATTATGGGTGCTGTATTTCTGTGTACCACCGGAGCCGAAGCATTATATTCCGATTTGGGACATTGTGGAATTAAAAACATCAGGATAAGTTGGGGCTTTGTAAAAATTTGTTTAATCATAAACTATCTCGGACAAGGTGCATGGATTCTGTCACATCCTGTAGAAGCAGCTAGTGGAGGAAATCCATTTTTTATGATGATGCCCGATAACTTTGTAATCATTGGAGTAGGAATGGCTACCTTGGCAGCGGTTATAGCAAGTCAGGCCTTAATAACAGGATCTTATACTATATTTAGCGAGGCTATGTCGTTGGACTTTTGGCCTAGGCAAAAAATTGAATATCCCACCCATGAAAAAGGTCAAATGTATGTTCCGGCCATAAATTGGGGATTACTCATATCCTGTATTTTTGTTGTATTTTATTTTAAAGAATCTTCTAAAATGGAGGCGGCCTATGGTTTGGCAATTACCATCACTATGCTGATGACAACCATTTTATTACTTTTCTATTTATATAGCAAAAAAGTAAATATATTTTTTATTTTATTATTTGCAATCATATATTTTATTATTGAAGGAGGATTTTTCTATGCCAATGCGTTGAAATTTGAAGAAGGCGGATGGATTACCATGATGTTAGCCGGATTGATTGCTTTCTCTATGTACATTTGGTATAACGGACGTAAATTGAAAAATAAATACGTACAATATGTGAATATAAAACCTTATCTGCCTATTATACAAGATATGAAAACCGATACAGACATATCGAAATATTCAACCCATTTAGTATATATAAGTAGAGCAGGTAAATCAGAAGAAATAGAAGCAAAAATTTTATTTTCCATAGTCAATAAAAACCCTAAAAGAGCAGATTACTATTGGTTCCTTAGAGTAGAAAATGATACAAACCCTTATACGTTTGAATATGATGTATTAGAATTAATACCCAATACCTTATACAAAGTTAATTTTAAATTAGGATTCAAAGTAGTTCCTTTAATAAATATTTATTTTAGCCAAGTGCTTGAAGATTTAAAAATCTCAGGAAAAATAGATTTGTCAAGCAATTATCCATCTTTGAAAAAATATGATATTCCTGCAGATTTTAAATATATCCTTATAGATAGAGTTTTCAATCAAGAATATTTGTTTTCATTAAAAGAAAGGTTTATCTTACGCTTTTATAACATGGTCAAATATATAGGAATATCTGATACCGCTGCTTTAGGCTTAGATACTTATAACGTAGAAGTGGAAGAAGTACCTATGCTTACGGATGTAATATATAAAAGCAGGATAAAAAGAGTGAAGAATTATAAATAA
- a CDS encoding endonuclease/exonuclease/phosphatase family protein — protein MNNQPIRNNELKILTYNIRYANDNKDLRSLENYIHQKDIDIAFFHEIYTRQWRSKEIFLAERYNAAFDLIGISSKYPIINEQKIILPGNGFACMVDIQKDQDIIRCFSIYLEPMNLSKNLFKANSLKHFEANLELITEKLIKGFQKHQVQIDLLSKYIKESPYPVLVCGDLNSVPLSYEYFTLKKDLTDVFEESGKGLGWTFYDYYYPIRIDYIFASNSFTPMQCYVDKTITISDHYPVLATLKLN, from the coding sequence TTGAATAATCAACCGATTCGGAATAATGAACTTAAAATTTTAACTTATAATATTAGATATGCAAACGATAATAAAGACTTACGATCCCTGGAAAACTATATTCATCAAAAAGATATTGACATTGCATTTTTTCACGAAATCTATACCAGACAGTGGAGATCAAAAGAAATATTTTTAGCTGAACGCTATAATGCAGCCTTTGATTTAATTGGCATATCATCAAAATATCCCATTATAAATGAACAAAAAATAATACTGCCGGGTAATGGATTTGCATGCATGGTAGATATACAGAAAGATCAGGATATAATAAGATGTTTCAGCATATATTTAGAACCTATGAATCTTTCTAAAAATTTATTCAAAGCCAACAGCCTAAAACATTTTGAAGCTAATTTGGAACTGATAACGGAAAAATTAATAAAAGGTTTTCAAAAACATCAAGTTCAAATAGATTTACTTTCAAAATATATAAAAGAATCGCCCTATCCCGTACTTGTCTGTGGAGATTTGAATTCGGTACCCTTATCGTATGAATATTTTACCTTGAAAAAAGATTTGACAGATGTTTTTGAAGAAAGTGGGAAAGGTTTAGGTTGGACTTTTTATGATTATTATTATCCCATTAGAATTGATTATATATTTGCAAGTAATAGCTTTACGCCGATGCAATGTTATGTAGATAAAACAATTACTATTTCTGATCATTATCCGGTACTGGCAACATTGAAGTTAAATTAA
- the galE gene encoding UDP-glucose 4-epimerase GalE, which produces MNKTKIIITGGLGFIGSHTVVELIQSGFEPIIIDDLSNSELFILERIEKITGCKPKFYSYDIGDYNKLHQVFTDNNDISACIHFAAKKSVGESMKIPLTYYRSNLISLMNLLEVMNEFKVRKLVFSSSATVYGQPEKLPVTETSPIQKSLSSYGSTKQMAEDIIEKVSATGSLQALSLRYFNPVGAHSSSLIGELPKGIPSNLMPFITQTAFGIRKELTVFGNDYNTADGTCIRDYIHVVDLAKAHVNACEYLLADKGDLSHDVFNIGTGLGNSVLEIINTFEAVNKVKVPYVIGGRRNGDVESIYAGCDKANQILKWKAKYSLEDMVKDAWNWEKSYRK; this is translated from the coding sequence ATGAATAAAACTAAAATCATAATTACTGGGGGCTTAGGATTTATAGGTTCTCATACGGTAGTTGAATTGATTCAATCAGGATTTGAACCGATAATTATAGATGATTTGAGTAATTCAGAATTATTTATATTAGAAAGAATAGAAAAAATTACGGGATGTAAACCCAAATTCTATTCATACGATATAGGTGATTATAATAAATTACATCAAGTATTTACGGATAATAACGATATTTCTGCCTGTATACATTTTGCAGCTAAAAAATCAGTAGGAGAATCTATGAAAATCCCTCTTACCTATTACCGTTCAAATTTAATATCTCTTATGAACCTATTGGAAGTTATGAATGAATTTAAGGTAAGAAAATTGGTCTTTTCATCCTCTGCAACCGTATATGGACAGCCCGAAAAATTACCTGTTACAGAAACCTCTCCAATTCAAAAATCCCTATCTTCTTACGGAAGTACCAAGCAAATGGCGGAAGATATAATAGAAAAAGTTTCGGCAACGGGTAGCTTACAAGCACTTTCTTTACGATATTTTAATCCGGTAGGAGCCCATTCATCTTCCTTAATTGGAGAATTGCCGAAAGGAATTCCCAGTAATTTAATGCCATTTATTACACAAACAGCATTTGGAATTAGAAAAGAATTGACAGTATTTGGTAATGACTATAACACCGCCGATGGAACATGCATAAGAGACTATATTCATGTGGTTGATCTTGCGAAAGCTCATGTAAATGCTTGTGAGTATTTACTGGCAGATAAAGGAGATTTGTCGCATGATGTATTTAATATAGGAACAGGGCTTGGTAATTCTGTTTTAGAAATAATAAATACCTTTGAAGCGGTTAATAAGGTTAAAGTACCTTATGTTATAGGAGGCAGAAGAAATGGAGACGTAGAAAGCATCTATGCCGGTTGCGATAAAGCCAATCAAATATTAAAATGGAAAGCCAAGTATTCTTTAGAAGATATGGTTAAAGATGCATGGAATTGGGAAAAATCATATAGAAAATAA
- a CDS encoding rhomboid family intramembrane serine protease, translating into MDKKMINIWDYYKNGTEGVKLIFISVLFSFFYWILNFLLIKTFDFSITSYVLVSVNNFLPFIWTIITFPFIYTNLWDLLIAAMIIYFVEKIFRIYFSGSSFLKFFIYGNLIGCIAFLLTNVIADQEYRLLEGGMLGVYSCLFAIISYNPKMQISLFPIPYQLPLYVVGIVFVLFDVIYLLNYNELIGVFIARIAAASFGFFYMKSFQKGNDFLVFPFPNFKKIVSHIGSYFKKLDKPKFKIEKNDKKQYTSHHSRPLSDEEFNYNKVKKQKQIDTILDKISKSGYDSLTKQEKEFLFNSYK; encoded by the coding sequence ATGGACAAAAAGATGATAAATATATGGGATTATTATAAAAATGGAACAGAAGGAGTTAAACTTATTTTCATCTCTGTGTTGTTTTCATTTTTTTATTGGATTTTAAACTTTTTATTAATTAAAACGTTTGATTTTTCAATAACTTCATATGTTTTGGTTTCTGTAAATAATTTTCTTCCATTTATTTGGACTATTATAACCTTTCCATTTATCTATACTAATCTTTGGGATTTATTAATTGCCGCAATGATTATTTATTTCGTGGAAAAAATTTTCAGAATATATTTTAGCGGATCAAGTTTTTTAAAATTTTTCATTTATGGCAATTTAATCGGTTGTATAGCTTTTTTACTTACAAATGTAATTGCCGATCAGGAATATAGACTTTTAGAAGGTGGAATGTTGGGTGTTTATAGTTGCTTATTTGCAATAATTTCATACAATCCAAAAATGCAAATATCCCTATTTCCCATACCCTATCAACTACCTCTTTATGTTGTTGGAATAGTGTTTGTGCTTTTTGATGTTATTTATTTGCTCAACTATAATGAACTTATCGGAGTATTTATAGCAAGAATAGCAGCTGCAAGTTTTGGATTTTTTTATATGAAGTCTTTCCAAAAAGGAAATGATTTTCTAGTATTTCCTTTTCCCAATTTTAAGAAGATTGTCAGCCATATCGGATCTTATTTTAAAAAACTAGATAAACCTAAATTTAAAATTGAAAAAAACGATAAAAAGCAATATACATCGCATCACTCCAGACCTTTATCTGATGAAGAATTTAATTATAACAAAGTAAAGAAACAAAAACAGATCGATACTATATTGGATAAAATTTCAAAAAGCGGATATGATAGTTTGACGAAACAGGAAAAAGAGTTTTTATTTAATTCTTACAAATGA